From Oenanthe melanoleuca isolate GR-GAL-2019-014 chromosome 4, OMel1.0, whole genome shotgun sequence:
agggaaatgGTCCCTGTGGGTTTCAAGGCACAGGGCACACTCTGCCCCCAAGTGCAGGGCTAAGGAGGATGCCATCCCTGGGATGGGGTCCAGCGCCCGGCGTGGGTGATGCTGCGGTTGTTTGCGTGTGTCACGGCGGGAAGTGTGTGAATGGGCTAAATATAGCAGCCAAAACACAGGGCCAGCACAGTCCCTCATTAACTGCCAGCCCATCTCGTCATGCTGCGACCACAAGGAGCTGTTTTGGGGCCGGTGACCTGGCGGAGGGCAGAGGAAGCGTGGGAGGCTGGTTCCCGGTGAcacctccaggcacagcagcgCTGCCCGGCGGTGCCAttggctgccccagcccggggctggCACTGGCCAGGGGTTAAATGCCTGCCCAGCCaccctggcacacacagcctgcagcattccagcacaggcagccagctcatcccatccccagcaccaTAGGAGAGGCAGGCTTGCATCACCCCCCCGAGGTAAAGGTCTTGGTTTCTTTGGGTTGGTCTGGCACTGCCTGGAGGGAAAATGGCAACTTTGGGAACAGGGGTTGAAGATTTCCTCACAAGTTTTTGTTGAGAGCAGGAGGTTCATCAGCTGAGATGGAAGTGTTGTTTTGTCAGGGAAGAAATCAGAAGTGTGCTCATTCCAGCATGTTTTGGGTGGTCAGGGTATCCCATAGGGATGGGGTGCTGGGCTGCTTAAAGAAAATGCTTGGAAaatgagagcagagctgggggaaggcGCCCACTGCTTTATCTGCCTgccaggcagcagtgctgctggggtaCCCACCCAGGAGGCTCTGGAGATGCAGCTCTCAGTGGGTTATCTCGTTGGGATGCTTCACTTTGGAATGGTGGGAGATTTTTTGTGGTTGTGGGGACCACTCCTGGTGGGAGGTGCAGGCTCTTGTCACAAacactgagctcagctgggTGCTGACATTACTATGGGAACAGGAAATTCAGGAGAGCTTTCCTGCTCTTTAATGATacttagacaaaaaaaaaaaaaaaataaaaaaatctgccaGTACATGGCTGGGTATTTCAAATCCCAAACAAATGGGAGGTTTCTGCACAGGATGTGCCAGGAGGTGGCAGGACAAATCCCTGGCTTGTTTGATGACATGCCAGGCTGAGCACTGTAATTTGGGAGGGCTTTGTGGGGCCAAGTTCCAGCTAGAGGCACATGCAAAGGCTTTGCTCTAGCCTGCAAATACTTCATTCCTTGTTGCAGCTGCAGGGACCACGACTGACATGAGGGCTGcgttcctggtgctgctcctctgggctgtggCCTGTGCTCACCCTGTAAGTACCCCCTGGACTGACactcccaccccaaacccctcagttTTGCCCAGCCAAGGCACACTGATCACTGATCAAATGTCTCCTGGATGTGTTTAGGTGCCTGGCCATGAAcccacccaccccagcaccctgcaggagGTAAGCCACAGCTGCCCCTGTCCCACAGGTAGCAGCCCCTTAGGGAGCAAGTCTGGGATggggagccagccctggggaggcaTCCTTGGACCAGGAACCTGGGAGGgatctgctgcttctgtggGTCTCTGAGCTTTGTCTGTCTGCTCAGTCTTTTCAAGCTGGGTTGGTTTCACCCTGTTTTGGCTTGCCTACCTGAGAAAGGTCCCTGTTCACCTGATGGCTTTTGCTGTCCTGGCCCTGAAAAAGGAGTTTCTGTGCTCTGAACTAGCCCAGCTTGGGCTTTTCTGGGCTGCCCTTTTGTTGGTGGCtaccattttattttgtatcagCAGCaatgtaagaaataaaaaaggcttGAGATCTTGCATGGCTCgggagtgagcagcagcagtaaacATGCTGTGGTTGGTGTTTAATAAACCAAAAACACCATGTCATGTTTTGCCTCCAGGATGCCACAAATGAAGATTACATGGGCAAGCTGGGCAACCACCTAGATGGAGGAGATGGCAGACATCCTCCTGCTGGTCCAGAGACAGGGGACAATGCCCTTGCCAGGGACCTGAGAGGGGGGAATGCCGTGGATCAGGAGCTGGGTGAGCTCAGAGGCCAAGACGTGGGAGGCCAAGTCGGGCAGGTCCAGCACGTGAACCAGGTGGACCAGGAGGACACGGGCGCCCACAATGGGAACGACCTCGGTTTCCTGGTGAGCGAGTGGAGAGGATGGTTTAGTTCTGCCAGGCCCCAAACCTGGCAATGGCCAAGGCTGTGCACTCATCAGTTTGTCCCTCCACAGGAGGCGGATGCCCGTGACACCGATGACGGTGTCAGAGACCACTACGGCGCCGGAGCCAGCGCGCTTCCCTCGCAGGGCGGCGGGTTCCTGGACGAGGAGGATGACAGCGGGGACGACACCTTCGACGCCAAcgggcaggaggagaggggggaagGCCCCACCTACGTGTATGGCGCTGATGGGGCCGGGGCCCAGGAGCAGGATGCCGGCCCTGGGGATggcggggctggcggggggCACGgcgacagcagcagcagcagcagcagcagcgagagCGGCGGGGCAGAGCGCCGGTACAGGAGCTACGGCTTCGGGCGCGCCCACGGGCACggaggggccagcagcagcagccaggaggagagCTACGACTTCCAGGATGAAGGCATGCAGGGGGACGATCCCTCTGTGTTTGACGGCCCGGGCAGCAGCTACAGGATGCGCCACGCTGGGCCCCGTGCcctggggaacagctgggagAGCGCCCTGGGGGCTGGATCCCACCGCTGGGAGGAGGGCAACAGCAGGTCCCCCGAGGTGCAGGATGGTGACTCTGGAGAGGACAGCCCGTCCCTGGAGGACAACAGTCAGTCAGAAGAGCCTGTTGACAGCCAGTCAGAGGAAAAAAGCTCCAGCCACTCCAGGGAGGAtggggacggggatggggaGGACAGCCCCTCCAGGGAGGATGAGGACAGCGAGTCCAGGGAGAGCACTGATGAGCAGCAGTCAGATGAGGAGCCACGGGAGACTCCAGAGGTGGTGAGAACCTTGAATGAGCACAGCAACAGCCAGacctgggaagggcaggaggacTGGGACTCTGCTGAGGACAGGAATGTGCCCTCCACGCCGGACAGCGAGTCCAGGGAAGAAGAGGGTGAGCTGAGCAAGTCCAGGGAAGATGAAGATGACCAGAGCCAGTCCACAGAGGACACTGCGGAGGAGTCAGAGGAGGGTGAGAGTGACTCTGCGCCGAGCACATCAGCCGAGAGCCCGGAGTCCCCCGAGGGTGACAGCAGCCCAGAGGACAACACGGCTGAGGACAGCAGGTCCGCAGAGAGCGACAACAGCGAGTCCCAGGAGGATGGCGAGGCAGAGAGCCAGTCCCAGGAGGATGGCAGCCCCGAGTCCAGCAGCCACGGGGACgacagctccctgcagagcctggagagcgAGGCCCGCAGGCGGCGGCCGGGCGCGCTGCGCCACAGGCCCGCTGCCGACCACGACGACAACGACTGCCAGGACGGGTACTGAGcctgcccgggctgggggtGGGCGAGGAGGGGTTAATTTATTTGCCTTATAGCCTGGTTGGCTGCTTCTCGAGAAGGTGCTGTGGTTAAACGGAGTGGGGTTCGCCGGGGCCGGGCCTGGGCACGCTGCACAGGGCATGGAGGGgatgccaggcacagggagaaCGCCCAGGCGCAGCgagaaaaggcattttctgtgTCAAACTgagggcagctgggagctgtgggtgccagCAGGATGGTGCTGCCCACTGGGCACAGTGGTGGCTTGGCGCTCCTGGGCATGCTGGGCAGAGAGGTCCCTGTGCTCACCCCCTGTGTTTACCTACCACTGCCCTAAACACGtgtgccaggctccagctggagctTTCCATTGACTCCATGTCCAGCACATAACAAGGAAAAGCTACAGCTGGTGTGCACCTTGtgcatgggcacagcagggtgggaAGTACCACTTCAGGATGGGATGTATgtaatatttctattattttgtaagaaaatgtacagaaaaaatTATACTGCACCCTTTTTGCACTTGTATTTCAAAGCTGAAATGTACCCTGTTGATTTCTTTAATCACCATTAAAACCACCAAACTCCACTGTATTGTTGTTTGAGGTGTTGCTGATTTTTTCTCCTGGATGTGTCAGGATTTGCAGTTTGGGGCTGGATCAGAAGGAGTGGAAGCAAAGGGCAGGATATTTGTGTGGGGAGCCACAGCATGCTGAGAAGAgggggaaagcaaaagctgaggGTATTCCCACTCCTTCTATTCCAGGTGCCCCAAAGGCCACCCCTGCCCCTTGGTGAACCTGCAGTGGGGTGGAAAACCTGGCTTatgaccccagagctgggcctggggcTTTGCTACATTAGGGCCATCACCTCCTGCAATGTGAGCAAGGGCTGTTCTGCTCTTTCTGAGGTGCTGGAAAGATGTCCCAGGGCATGTGGGCACTTCTGGGCCACTGCCCTGGTACCAGGTCCTCTACAGCAGAGacacaggtgagcagggaaaAGGTGTTAACATGAGTAAAGACTGTTTTGCTcatttggttggttttttttctcctatcaGCAAGTAAACAACACATTACttaaaatcacattattttaaatgccCCCGAGGTCCTTCTCCCTTGTTTGCATGTGCAGGGCAAGCAGTACAATGTGGGTTTCAGTGCTGACAGGTGAAGCTTTGGGCTGCTGTGTCACTGGGCAGTTTTACAGCaaggagctgtggctctgcaggggaCAGTCCCCAAGGGGACAGGCTGAGTGGGTACATTCCCTTCAGCTGTCCAGATTCAGGGGTGTCACTGCTGAGCACTGTGGTACCAAATTCAAGGAccagtaaaaaatgaaaaaattttctGCTTGTTATAGCAGAATCACACTTAATTTGTAGCCTGTTTCCACCACTGTGAAGGCTGGGAGCCGAACAGCTCCTGGTTTTTATGgaaattatgttttaattttcaccCTGTGTagccttttctttcctttgtatGAGATCAGCTCTGTGACAGTGAAACCTGTGGTTTCCTCACGTTGCTGCCTTGGGAGTGAGCCTCTTTCCTGGGCCTCCATCCCACTAATCCCCACTTTGCTGTGACCTGGCCCTTATTTTTGGACCCCTTACATCAGTTGTGTGAATATTTGGGGATGCTGTGACGGCAGTGATGCCTGTCAGGGTCACAGCCACCAAAATCCTGGAGTGCAGCCGCACCTCTGGGGTGAAAGGCAGCAAGTGTGGGTTTGGCTGCAGCCGAGTGGGCTGGGTCCATCCCTGTGGCTGTGGTTTACAGCAGTGGTAATGATGAgcttgctgctgcagggcaggcagggctgggagccctcTGTGACCAGTGAgcggtgctgctgctcctcctggggccACCTCTGTCACatccctgctgtcacctctgttACAACCCTGGTGTCACCTCTGTCACattcctggagctgcctctgtcACATCCCTGGGGCCACCTCTGTCACATCCCTGGTGTCACCTCTGTCACatccctgctgtcacctctgttACAACCCTGGTGTCACCTCTGTCACattcctggagctgcctctgtcACATCCCTATAGCCATCTCTGTCACATCCCTGGGGCCATTGGAGGTGATGTATGCCTGGGAATGAGCATTTTTTTGGGATCCCTCTAGGAAAAggggtgcagctctgcagtgagccCAGCCTGTGAGAAGGATGGTTGGGGTGTTTCAGGGATGGGGTGAAACCACTGCTTGCACATTTGTGCATGACCCTGTGTCCATCCTCATCCTTGCAGGAGTGGTGCTGGGGTGGGACAAGGGACTGTGTGTCCCCATCCTCCTCATTTCCtgcatggagagaaaaaaagaattgattTGGGTTTAGTGTGAGAGGGGAGGCACGAGTGCCTCCAAGCATGGAGAGTgttgggctgtgctgccccacacGTGGGTCCCCTTCACGTGTctttcctgctgccaccacaCTCGTGTCCTGGCCAGCAACGCCCAAAACTCGCCTCCtgctggctggctgctccccaAAAACCAGCCAGCCCGTGCCAGGgctgatgatgatgatgagcctgtgccagggctggctgctgcctgctggtCCTGCCAGGACAGCTTCCCACGGCACCATCCCTCCTGGgcattgcccttctctgggaaaacctcctgcctggccacagggagggagctgctcctgtggggcCCATGTGCCCAGAACCTGGCAAGGACATCTGAAAGGttttggggacactggtggcacCATCCCTACCAAGTGCTGTTCATCCATGAGCAGGACCACCCTGCGTGACATCTGGAAAGGCTTGATGGGCAGGGCTTCACAGGGTGAGGTTTTGGATGGACAGAGGGAGTGTGACCAAAAGATGCTCTCTTGGAGGACTTTAAGGCATTTTTAGGAGTTTATGTATTTGGTTTTTGTGCCATGTGAGCATTGGAGGGGAAaactcctgctctctgctgttgGGCTGGCAGGACAAGCAGCTGGGAAGGTCAGCCACAGGCTCTGCCATCACTGGAGATGTTTCTGCCTCCAGTTTCAGGATGATTATGAGATGAAGTTGTCAGTGTCAGTTTTCCCCATGGGTTAGGCAAGGATAAAAAATGTCCTAGTCAATGTATGCTTTTATTATCCACCCACATGACATTCTTTGTGCATTGGGGGTGGCCTCCAGAGCTGAATACAGCAATTTACCCAGAAATCAGCATTGGGGTTTAAAGCAGGTATTTTTGGATCCGTTTGGGTTTTTGAAAACATGAGTTTGCATCATCTTAAAAGAAAGGTTtcttgtgttggttttttttttttttttttgtcctttccaagaagaaaaaattctattttaataaGTAGCTGGTGTGGCTGAAGTggtgggcagtgctgagcatggCTGTGGCAGCTGAACTTGGGGCAGCCATGGCACACAAGCTGTACTTATTCAAACTCATTATTTTCCTGGATTTGGTGGGAGAAACAGAAAGACCCCTGCACTTGCTGACCATCTCTCCATCCAGCAGTGGCTTTTTTGACAGTGCAGACAAATTTCCTGGGTTTCCCAAGGTGATCTGAGTTCCACAGCTGGCTGCAAGGCTTTTCCTTGGCCTTTGTTTGTCTTTAGGAAAATGGGAACCTCTGTGCAAGAAACaattatagaatcacagaaaggtcTGGGTTGGAGGAGATCTTAAACTCCATCTCAatccaacccccctgccatgggcagggacactagaccaggttgctcagagccccatccaacctggtctggaacacttccagggatggggcatccacaatttctttgggtaacctgttccagtgcctcaccaccctcacagcagaGAATTTCCTCCTACTACTGAATCTAAACCTTCTCTCTCTCAGTTTGAAGTCATGCCCCCCTTGTCttgtcactacatgcccttgtaagaaatttctctccctctttcttgcAGGCTCCCCTCAGGTTTGATGGGATTGTCTCTTCTGTGCCACTCCTCTCCAAGCACACAGTGAGGTCAGGAGTTTGATTGCGTTTCTCTGCCCTTTTCAGCGGGGAGGAAAAACCTCTGACGGAATCACTGAGGCCATCAAtctgaacaaaagaaatatCCCAGACGTGAGAAAGCAGTGTTTGACCTCAGTGAAACCCCAAAATGGTACAAACCTTTCAAATGCTTGAAGgaaatttttcttccaaagctcCCTTTATTGCCATGCCCTTTGATGGCAAATAACTTTTCCATCCCTGGCTCAGCCATGTCCTGGGAGTTTTGTGGTCACCCCAGCACGGCCCCAAGGAGCCAGGCACCACAGGATGGTACAAGTGCAAGTGATAGCATCCACCTGTACTGCATCCCCCTAACTCATGGTGGAAAACTTCAAGCTAAAAAGTGAGTAAGTGGTTTGCAGTTCagtttcttcttgttttcacACCCTGAAATGCAAAGCTGCAAAGAGCTGTTGTATTTCAGCAGAAGGCATCAGGTTACTGAGCACAGGGGGTGAGCCTGCACCTggggggcagaggcagcacctGCCCTTTCTGTCCTAGACCTGTTGCTGTTTCACCTGCAGAGCAAAAAGTAGTTCCATGACAGTGTGAAAACTTCCAAAGCCACCTttagaaaaaccaaaatgagTGCCTGAGTGTTAAGGTACTTTTTGCAGAAGacatgtatacatatatacatatactatatatacatatatactgTATgctatatatacatatatgtatttaaGCCAATTTGGATGGggttttgagcaacctggtctactGGGAGGTGTAC
This genomic window contains:
- the LOC130252613 gene encoding dentin matrix acidic phosphoprotein 1-like; translated protein: MRAAFLVLLLWAVACAHPVPGHEPTHPSTLQEDATNEDYMGKLGNHLDGGDGRHPPAGPETGDNALARDLRGGNAVDQELGELRGQDVGGQVGQVQHVNQVDQEDTGAHNGNDLGFLEADARDTDDGVRDHYGAGASALPSQGGGFLDEEDDSGDDTFDANGQEERGEGPTYVYGADGAGAQEQDAGPGDGGAGGGHGDSSSSSSSSESGGAERRYRSYGFGRAHGHGGASSSSQEESYDFQDEGMQGDDPSVFDGPGSSYRMRHAGPRALGNSWESALGAGSHRWEEGNSRSPEVQDGDSGEDSPSLEDNSQSEEPVDSQSEEKSSSHSREDGDGDGEDSPSREDEDSESRESTDEQQSDEEPRETPEVVRTLNEHSNSQTWEGQEDWDSAEDRNVPSTPDSESREEEGELSKSREDEDDQSQSTEDTAEESEEGESDSAPSTSAESPESPEGDSSPEDNTAEDSRSAESDNSESQEDGEAESQSQEDGSPESSSHGDDSSLQSLESEARRRRPGALRHRPAADHDDNDCQDGY